Proteins encoded together in one Bactrocera neohumeralis isolate Rockhampton chromosome 4, APGP_CSIRO_Bneo_wtdbg2-racon-allhic-juicebox.fasta_v2, whole genome shotgun sequence window:
- the LOC126754567 gene encoding serine protease inhibitor 42Dd, translated as MKRCLVVVFLLNYFLSRDVAANVIQDRNLFATELFQTIASEKQNENVIISPVAIQTALGLAYYGADGKTAKELQRSLHAQSQSRSGIAKSYYKLLHSFVKPKTTLEIANKIYAKDELVIEPEFREAAQKYFDSDAEQLDFTNEPKAVDLINKWLAEKTNDKIQNVLNNVEPDINVALVNAIYFKAKWARPFMDDATSDRVFFINANETVKVPTMFADNWYNYAEYAELDAKAIELFFENTDLRMWFILPNQRNGLYELEQKLKGVDFDELEKRWEWSSVTVNLPKFGFEFDTDLKPYLLKLGIKTMFTDEADFSNIFHESPISTRVSRVQHKAFIDVNEIGCEAAAASVAVGVPMSLPWDPKTFIADHPFVFIIRDPHAIYFTGHIARF; from the exons ATGAAGCGGTGCTTAG ttgttgtatttttattaaattactttcTGAGCCGCGATGTCGCCGCCAATGTAATACAGGATCGTAATCTCTTTGCCACCGAACTCTTTCAAACGATCGCCAGCGAGAAGCAGAACGAAAATGTGATCATCTCACCGGTGGCAATACAAACTGCGCTCGGTTTGGCATACTACGGCGCCGATGGTAAAACCGCTAAGGAGTTGCAACGCAGCTTACATGCACAGTCGCAGAGTCGCAGCGGCATTGCGAAGAGCTATTACAAGCTGTTGCATTCTTTTGTCAAGCCAAAGACCACATTGGAGATCGCCAATAAAATCTACGCAAAGGATGAGTTGGTCATTGAACCGGAATTCCGTGAAGCAGCACAGAAGTACTTTGACTCCGATGCCGAGCAATTGGATTTCACCAATGAACCAAAAGCCGTAGACTTGATCAACAAGTGGTTGGCCGAGAAGACGAatgacaaaatacaaaatgttttgaACAATGTCGAACCCGATATTAATGTAGCGCTTGTCAATGCAATCTACTTCAAAGCCAAGTGGGCACGTCCTTTCATGGATGATGCCACATCGGATCGTGTATTCTTTATTAACGCAAACGAAACGGTTAAGGTGCCCACTATGTTCGCCGACAATTGGTACAACTATGCCGAATATGCAGAATTGGATGCCAAGGCGATTGAGTTATTCTTCGAGAATACCGATTTGCGTATGTGGTTTATATTGCCGAATCAACGTAACGGTCTTTACGAGTTGGAACAAAAATTGAAGGGTGTGGACTTTGATGAGCTCGAAAAGCGTTGGGAATGGAGCAGCGTAACAGTGAATTTACCAAAATTCGGTTTCGAATTTGATACTGACTTGAAGCCATATTTGCTGAAG CTGGGCATCAAGACCATGTTCACCGATGAAGCCGATTTTAGCAACATTTTCCACGAGTCACCAATCAGCACACGCGTCTCACGTGTTCAACACAAAGCTTTTATTGATGTGAATGAGATCGGTTGCGAAGCGGCTGCTGCTAGCG TTGCTGTGGGCGTGCCAATGTCCTTGCCGTGGGATCCGAAAACTTTCATTGCTGATCATCCCTTCGTATTCATCATTCGTGACCCTCATGCCATCTACTTTACTGGCCACATTGCCAGATTTTAG